One bacterium genomic window carries:
- the pth gene encoding aminoacyl-tRNA hydrolase — MAGLGNPGPQYENTRHNVGFWFLDHLAHVLDFGDFVREGACLLTGGTAWGLSLLLVKPFIFMNRSGQALSALYRLRPFETENLLVCFDDVALEPGRIRLRSRGSAGGHKGMGSIIEALGTNEVGRLRFGVGGPGQGEPLADYVLDEFGPGEEDAVLDRFPDAVEAVRLALTESMEQSMSKFNR, encoded by the coding sequence GTGGCGGGCCTGGGTAACCCGGGTCCGCAATACGAGAATACCCGGCACAATGTCGGCTTCTGGTTCCTGGATCACCTGGCGCATGTCCTCGATTTCGGGGATTTCGTGCGTGAGGGTGCCTGCCTGCTGACCGGCGGCACGGCCTGGGGGTTAAGCCTGCTGCTGGTCAAACCTTTTATTTTCATGAATCGCAGTGGACAGGCGTTGAGCGCTCTGTACAGACTCCGACCGTTCGAAACGGAGAACCTTCTGGTCTGTTTCGACGATGTCGCGCTGGAGCCGGGGCGTATTCGTCTCCGGTCCCGGGGCTCTGCCGGCGGTCACAAAGGGATGGGCTCGATCATCGAAGCCCTTGGCACCAATGAGGTTGGCCGTCTGCGTTTCGGCGTGGGCGGTCCCGGACAGGGCGAACCCCTGGCCGATTACGTCCTCGACGAGTTCGGTCCCGGCGAGGAGGATGCGGTCCTGGACCGTTTCCCCGATGCCGTGGAGGCTGTCAGGTTAGCCCTGACCGAATCGATGGAACAAAGCATGAGTAAGTTTAACCGTTAG